A window from Hallerella porci encodes these proteins:
- a CDS encoding glycoside hydrolase family 9 protein, giving the protein MPVFAYILLFTAALFAVEQEQPTPYDLIRPIWPMTWDTSATDNGGTVESFSQYVPNKTKHNTVPKVGSVPQDFKPNGLIPDSLNQAFRDAQNLRIGRIRINQAGYLPEDSEKQFYYVSDGTCAETYSVVDLDGNEVATGGTFTSTGKKTQSSWTIVAGTNAATNNQKRYSVAADGPSGTVCVGHLADMAGLSTETRYRVKVLKQYSSTFIISDKVYSMVRDATLKFYGINRSGNSESWFHKPSHTKDGAGKFVAGDAAVSGFTPKEGALQGGWYDCGDHLKESQTQAYAFMVLAVMAASNPDRDEDHYAYNMGETVNTDGVPDILREAKHGADYFIRSYVFADGIIDNMVVSVGNFGADHGWWGRPENQDALPATLTGRGGPHERDLRLGELGSNISGQIAAGLAILGKDYATYDKPFADSCLMIAKKMYDFAKNLKLQEKGLGPGTYDGGKKYVYNTVADGWSSAAYNGNNESHDDLAIAAIALHYATYPDSGMLYLNDAVEDKSIGSEQEGSVGFFNGGWMAWNRDGMRKSSKNTSWANAYTYTLYGFYKMLLKDEETGKKYGIDNKTRLKYAENVALILGTNLSYLSGSGGSSITIPILGSGSGPVTAGELWYNMQTDQTWIYNRYQAGNIFEVLAYADVTKDLEGVSLPQKGVQNWNSAAMKKLGINQLNYMLGVNPWDVSFLLGVGDKNDAHPHHRAANPEGKNMPGAGYVYNPPTGALFGGVTPDDVNAWAPSSMSWEDYHLSETCIDATAMFVASSAVAVREEDRSRAPSDINVEIRYVGYDSAIVKSTQDMRGPAMILYSTNETGPFNQVFKDSLFAVAHEFHLTGLQNGTAYYFKVVAINGRSEAYSTKWLVDSTSTPFSFTTLASPPADADIQNIKVCNLSADSAEIMWYTPNGQYDSKVYWDTTLTSYDQMTCPTTPTGNCQFEQNADVSGIPTSFHYIKLGKLKEKTTYYYCVQSYNSMRCTDDNGMPLKFTTPVTSYDFDVRTYQYEFGGMDFLNLNIYNNEDRAFDSLTLRLYLTARPEQIEAQPGENNQPGTCPMLLDEDICQAYDEAGFNKPCENDREIRDNARGAPPVKLEDTYNAATGTYDWYLQIPLGSTTIKSSSRMRIDFGFSRGIYQNGKCDPLRTVTDKRMSASSGDWTWAPHKRDIDGADYDGMPQWGKDEGDQDEAPVNPYVVVYRKDEFVAGFSPSYSEMTKKRANYKMTVAFDAPFNVSNGSYIQLDSTISTMRLTGNATISENGYVTSIWVNGVALSSEQMKTAAVYNYSTGRFDLNIPVKMSIGTNKVDVTIFAGPNPECTECQENGGCSFVNRSYFVQFSKGNRTAGKMQLVREDGNSVSSPVKEDPMTFKIFVSDKDNAGYESIRVMLHNSRTKDSTAVTLKRTNAALGYFESDLISAVNSVSADFPKIPLLGGDTVTAVYIDIEDPEDSTAQYFYADPTTPIPQKAILTDANCNATADGLTIEFSGAQFDGSSMTLDSVLVSLDSTETAAATAFVVKPTAVVTGALATFKFDESTLAKNASPAGTITVYMTEKGVSKTAEKVITDGIAPTLTSVAILENENHANAQDTLRIAFSERITMNTTTWPLAIYDAAGNEVDQSSIHVVSAKSKDNGKIWEYVVEGNTDGAYIKDGLKAIIKAGFSVVDMATNALSDCNGPVTIVESVRPVPVKYAYIEDKEGDGQPDEIYVEFTKELREKDMLDTIDVYWGKPEVYVAFAKPAAGWDLDTVLGEKSAKYIISLDSSRGTWVKGTATKNCIRTEDSPYYKKDTTWVKLDSAGTDSTMKIDSTISGYNKKCVEYATSQDSTFMPAIDTLGIDSVQSTVTAIRIPITGDTYNKKTYGNRNGNGMILPRQGPLGGFFDDNTSTLYDRCPPIILNATITKPTDAIGILRVTLSEPLTVIDSAGPYYLQKRRDGTTGFFNQFSNFQTVANTWTFSYSYDSDAAIHVGDYIRLPVGAEYSKAFDGYKNFPGTDNPWVAVQGDIEDVSFKIHILTGTQAIPADKEMYAGNMPQLDENFRLSYVVDSKETIIASGNKKLQKVSPVSYDTAAYVHGGATFEIDVNIPLLLQQDSLGEDAWDATLKISADIYSNIGSDVAKTTYTFPLTDIVKDAMGTDGNIKFRLEWVAQDGIAPVTSSGRHIGTGAYIANFSFKANEVAKANTANGKYRKGHKKKQSSSKTKTFGFRRVAK; this is encoded by the coding sequence GTGCCTGTTTTTGCGTATATCTTGCTGTTTACCGCTGCCCTTTTCGCAGTGGAACAGGAGCAACCGACACCGTATGATTTAATTCGTCCGATTTGGCCGATGACTTGGGACACTTCCGCAACCGATAACGGCGGTACTGTCGAAAGTTTTAGCCAATATGTGCCGAATAAAACCAAGCACAATACCGTTCCCAAAGTAGGTTCGGTTCCGCAAGATTTTAAGCCGAATGGACTCATTCCCGATTCATTAAATCAGGCATTCCGCGATGCTCAAAACTTGCGCATCGGCCGTATCCGCATTAACCAAGCGGGATATCTCCCCGAAGATTCAGAAAAGCAATTCTATTATGTTTCGGATGGAACTTGCGCCGAAACTTATTCCGTCGTCGATCTCGATGGAAACGAAGTCGCTACCGGCGGCACTTTCACGAGCACCGGCAAAAAAACGCAGTCTTCTTGGACGATTGTTGCGGGCACGAACGCAGCGACGAACAACCAAAAGCGTTATTCTGTAGCCGCTGACGGTCCTTCGGGCACGGTTTGCGTCGGGCATTTAGCCGATATGGCGGGGTTATCGACCGAAACGCGTTACCGCGTGAAAGTGCTTAAGCAATATTCTTCGACATTTATCATTAGCGATAAAGTTTATTCGATGGTCCGCGATGCGACATTGAAATTCTACGGCATTAACCGCAGCGGAAATTCGGAATCGTGGTTCCACAAACCGAGCCATACGAAAGATGGCGCTGGAAAATTTGTAGCCGGGGATGCCGCTGTTTCGGGATTTACTCCGAAAGAAGGCGCTTTGCAGGGCGGTTGGTATGACTGCGGTGACCACTTAAAGGAATCGCAGACACAGGCTTACGCCTTTATGGTTCTTGCGGTGATGGCGGCGAGTAACCCCGACCGCGACGAAGATCATTACGCTTATAATATGGGTGAAACAGTGAATACGGATGGTGTGCCCGATATTCTTCGCGAAGCAAAACACGGTGCCGATTACTTTATTCGTTCTTATGTTTTTGCCGATGGCATTATCGATAATATGGTCGTCTCGGTGGGAAATTTCGGCGCGGACCACGGTTGGTGGGGACGTCCCGAAAACCAAGATGCGCTTCCGGCAACACTCACCGGTCGCGGTGGCCCGCACGAACGCGATTTGCGTTTAGGCGAACTCGGATCGAATATTTCGGGACAAATTGCAGCGGGTCTTGCTATTCTCGGTAAAGATTATGCGACTTACGATAAGCCTTTTGCCGATAGCTGCTTAATGATTGCGAAGAAAATGTATGACTTTGCCAAGAATTTAAAGCTTCAAGAAAAAGGTCTTGGACCGGGAACATATGATGGCGGCAAGAAATACGTTTATAACACGGTCGCCGATGGTTGGTCTAGCGCTGCGTATAACGGCAACAACGAATCGCACGATGACTTAGCGATTGCGGCAATTGCGCTCCATTATGCGACTTATCCGGATTCGGGAATGCTCTATTTGAACGATGCCGTCGAAGATAAGTCAATTGGTTCGGAACAAGAAGGTTCTGTTGGATTCTTCAACGGCGGTTGGATGGCGTGGAACCGCGACGGAATGCGTAAATCCAGCAAGAATACGAGCTGGGCGAACGCTTACACCTATACTCTTTACGGCTTCTACAAGATGCTTCTCAAAGACGAAGAAACCGGCAAAAAGTATGGCATCGATAACAAAACTCGTTTGAAATACGCCGAAAATGTCGCCCTTATTTTGGGAACAAACCTCAGCTATTTAAGCGGTTCGGGCGGATCGTCGATTACGATTCCGATTTTAGGTTCGGGTTCTGGCCCTGTGACTGCGGGCGAACTCTGGTACAATATGCAGACGGATCAGACTTGGATTTATAACCGTTATCAAGCGGGTAATATTTTTGAAGTTCTCGCGTATGCCGATGTGACGAAAGATTTGGAAGGTGTTTCGCTTCCGCAGAAAGGCGTGCAGAATTGGAATTCTGCAGCGATGAAAAAACTCGGCATTAACCAGTTGAATTATATGCTCGGCGTGAACCCGTGGGACGTTTCGTTCCTTCTTGGCGTCGGCGATAAAAATGATGCGCACCCGCACCACCGCGCAGCAAACCCCGAAGGTAAAAATATGCCGGGCGCAGGTTATGTTTATAATCCGCCGACCGGTGCGCTCTTCGGTGGTGTGACTCCGGATGATGTTAACGCTTGGGCGCCTTCTTCGATGAGCTGGGAAGATTATCATCTTTCGGAAACTTGTATCGATGCAACTGCGATGTTTGTCGCTTCGAGCGCAGTCGCTGTCCGCGAAGAAGACCGCAGCCGTGCTCCGTCAGATATTAATGTTGAAATTCGTTATGTCGGTTATGATTCTGCAATCGTCAAATCGACGCAAGATATGCGCGGTCCGGCGATGATTCTTTACAGCACCAATGAAACGGGTCCGTTTAATCAAGTTTTCAAAGATTCCCTTTTTGCAGTGGCTCACGAATTCCATTTGACAGGACTGCAGAACGGAACGGCTTATTATTTCAAGGTCGTCGCAATTAACGGCCGCAGCGAAGCCTATTCGACGAAGTGGCTTGTCGATAGCACGAGCACACCGTTCTCGTTTACGACTCTTGCGAGCCCGCCGGCAGATGCCGATATTCAGAATATCAAGGTTTGTAACCTTTCTGCGGACAGTGCCGAAATTATGTGGTACACGCCGAATGGTCAATATGATTCGAAAGTTTATTGGGATACGACTCTCACGAGCTACGATCAGATGACTTGTCCGACGACTCCGACGGGAAATTGCCAATTTGAACAAAATGCCGATGTTTCGGGAATTCCGACGAGTTTCCATTACATTAAACTCGGAAAACTCAAAGAAAAGACGACGTATTATTATTGTGTGCAAAGTTACAATTCGATGCGCTGCACCGACGATAACGGAATGCCGCTCAAGTTTACGACTCCTGTCACTTCGTATGATTTTGATGTGCGCACTTATCAGTATGAATTCGGCGGCATGGACTTCTTAAACTTGAACATTTACAACAACGAAGACCGTGCGTTTGACAGCTTAACTCTTCGCTTGTATTTGACCGCTCGTCCGGAACAAATCGAAGCGCAGCCGGGTGAAAATAATCAGCCGGGAACTTGCCCGATGCTTTTGGACGAAGATATTTGCCAAGCTTACGATGAAGCGGGCTTTAACAAGCCTTGTGAAAACGACCGCGAAATCCGCGACAATGCGCGCGGAGCACCTCCGGTAAAATTGGAAGATACTTATAACGCTGCGACTGGAACTTACGATTGGTATCTGCAGATTCCTCTCGGCTCGACGACGATTAAGTCTTCTTCGCGTATGCGTATTGACTTTGGCTTCTCGCGCGGAATTTATCAGAACGGTAAATGCGATCCTCTCCGTACGGTAACGGATAAACGGATGTCGGCAAGTTCGGGCGACTGGACTTGGGCTCCGCATAAACGCGATATCGATGGTGCTGATTATGATGGTATGCCGCAGTGGGGTAAAGACGAAGGTGACCAAGACGAAGCTCCGGTGAACCCTTATGTGGTCGTTTACCGCAAAGATGAATTCGTCGCAGGCTTTAGCCCGTCTTATTCCGAAATGACGAAGAAGCGTGCAAATTACAAGATGACTGTTGCCTTTGACGCTCCGTTTAATGTGTCGAATGGATCTTACATTCAGTTGGATTCGACGATTAGCACGATGCGTTTAACGGGTAATGCAACCATCTCGGAAAACGGTTATGTGACATCGATTTGGGTAAACGGCGTTGCCCTTTCTTCGGAACAGATGAAAACGGCTGCGGTTTACAATTATTCTACCGGTCGCTTTGATTTGAATATTCCGGTCAAGATGTCGATTGGAACGAATAAAGTCGATGTGACGATTTTCGCAGGTCCGAATCCGGAATGCACCGAATGCCAAGAAAACGGTGGCTGCTCGTTTGTGAACCGCTCTTACTTTGTGCAGTTTAGCAAGGGTAACCGTACCGCGGGCAAGATGCAGCTTGTGCGTGAAGACGGTAACTCGGTCTCGAGCCCGGTGAAAGAAGATCCGATGACGTTCAAGATTTTTGTGAGCGATAAGGATAACGCGGGCTACGAAAGCATTCGCGTGATGCTTCACAATTCTCGGACGAAGGATTCGACGGCGGTGACCCTTAAGCGGACGAATGCCGCTCTCGGTTACTTTGAAAGCGATTTGATTTCGGCGGTGAATAGCGTAAGCGCAGACTTCCCGAAGATTCCGCTTCTCGGTGGCGATACGGTAACCGCAGTTTATATCGATATTGAAGATCCGGAAGATTCGACGGCGCAATATTTCTACGCTGATCCGACAACGCCGATTCCGCAGAAGGCAATCCTCACCGATGCAAATTGCAATGCGACTGCAGACGGTTTAACGATTGAATTTAGCGGGGCTCAATTCGACGGTTCTTCGATGACTCTCGATAGCGTCCTCGTTTCTCTTGATTCGACGGAAACGGCTGCGGCAACTGCCTTCGTGGTGAAGCCGACTGCTGTGGTAACCGGAGCTCTTGCAACATTTAAATTCGACGAATCAACTCTTGCAAAGAATGCTTCTCCGGCGGGAACGATTACGGTTTACATGACCGAAAAGGGCGTCTCGAAGACCGCAGAAAAAGTCATCACCGATGGCATTGCACCGACTCTCACGAGCGTCGCCATTCTCGAAAATGAAAATCACGCAAACGCTCAAGATACTCTTCGCATCGCATTCTCCGAACGCATTACGATGAATACGACCACGTGGCCGCTCGCCATTTATGACGCAGCCGGAAACGAAGTTGATCAAAGTTCGATTCATGTCGTAAGCGCAAAGTCAAAGGATAATGGCAAAATCTGGGAATATGTCGTCGAAGGCAATACCGATGGCGCTTATATCAAAGATGGCTTGAAGGCGATTATCAAAGCGGGCTTTAGCGTGGTCGATATGGCGACGAATGCGCTCTCGGATTGTAATGGTCCGGTGACGATTGTCGAATCGGTCCGTCCGGTTCCTGTCAAGTATGCGTATATCGAAGACAAGGAAGGCGATGGTCAGCCCGATGAAATTTACGTGGAATTTACCAAAGAACTCCGCGAAAAAGATATGCTGGATACAATCGATGTTTACTGGGGCAAGCCCGAAGTTTACGTCGCATTTGCAAAACCGGCAGCGGGCTGGGATTTGGATACAGTCCTCGGTGAAAAGAGCGCAAAATACATTATCAGTCTCGATTCTTCGCGCGGAACTTGGGTGAAGGGAACTGCGACAAAGAATTGCATCCGCACCGAAGATTCGCCGTATTATAAGAAGGATACGACTTGGGTGAAGCTCGATTCGGCAGGAACGGATTCGACGATGAAAATCGATTCGACGATTTCGGGTTACAACAAGAAGTGCGTAGAATATGCGACATCGCAAGATTCGACCTTTATGCCGGCGATCGATACTTTGGGAATCGATTCTGTCCAGAGTACAGTCACTGCGATTCGTATTCCGATTACAGGCGATACTTATAACAAGAAGACTTACGGCAACCGCAATGGAAACGGCATGATTTTGCCGCGTCAAGGTCCGCTCGGAGGCTTCTTCGATGACAATACTTCGACTCTTTATGACCGTTGCCCGCCGATTATTTTGAACGCAACGATTACAAAGCCGACGGATGCGATTGGCATTCTCCGCGTTACCCTTTCGGAGCCTCTCACGGTCATCGATTCCGCAGGTCCTTACTACTTGCAGAAACGCCGCGACGGTACAACGGGATTCTTTAACCAATTCTCGAATTTCCAAACGGTAGCGAACACGTGGACATTCTCGTATTCGTATGATTCGGATGCGGCAATTCACGTGGGCGATTACATCCGCTTACCGGTCGGCGCAGAATATTCGAAGGCATTTGACGGCTACAAGAATTTCCCGGGAACCGATAACCCTTGGGTCGCTGTGCAAGGCGACATCGAAGACGTTTCCTTTAAGATTCACATTCTCACGGGAACTCAAGCAATTCCTGCGGATAAGGAAATGTATGCGGGCAATATGCCGCAACTCGATGAAAACTTCCGCCTTTCGTATGTGGTCGATTCGAAGGAAACGATTATCGCAAGCGGAAACAAGAAACTGCAAAAAGTTTCTCCGGTTAGCTACGATACCGCAGCGTATGTCCACGGCGGCGCGACCTTTGAAATCGATGTCAATATCCCGCTTCTCTTGCAGCAGGATTCTCTCGGCGAAGACGCTTGGGATGCAACCCTCAAGATTAGTGCGGATATTTACAGCAATATCGGCTCGGATGTCGCAAAGACCACTTATACATTCCCGCTCACGGACATTGTGAAAGACGCAATGGGCACTGACGGCAATATCAAATTCCGCTTGGAATGGGTTGCGCAAGATGGCATTGCTCCGGTAACATCGAGCGGTCGTCATATCGGCACAGGCGCTTACATTGCGAACTTCTCGTTCAAAGCAAATGAAGTGGCGAAAGCGAATACAGCGAACGGAAAATACAGAAAGGGTCACAAGAAGAAACAATCTTCAAGTAAGACCAAAACATTCGGCTTCCGTCGAGTGGCCAAGTAA